From a single Apium graveolens cultivar Ventura chromosome 2, ASM990537v1, whole genome shotgun sequence genomic region:
- the LOC141684717 gene encoding uncharacterized protein LOC141684717 — translation MEQLIADASSTDNKLWERCNDLVISWIMYNFDDNFATSVLFLKTTREIWRDLENRFGYTYITQVFTLEQRLSEMKQGQLYVSKFYTQSKPAWDSLDDADPFPNCTCNKCTCELAGNYKKLQHNHRVLQFLMKLNDKRRVDGATFFQSTRRPINNFHKQNLANVVAPKRFNQKPGSSYYCSYRKVAGHSLERCFKVYGYPLGFKLKDKKFAAISQANVEDNPPASTHVSM, via the exons ATGGAACAATTGATAGCTGATGCTTCTTCTACTGACAACAAACTTTGGGAACGTTGTAATGATCTTGTGATTTCATGGATTATGTATAATTTTGATGATAATTTTGCTACAAGTGTGCTATTTCTCAAAACTACGAGGGAGATTTGGAGAGATCTCGAAAATCGATTTGGATATACATATATTACTCAGGTTTTTACTTTAGAACAAAGGCTTTCTGAAATGAAACAAGGTCAGTTGTATGTGTCTAAGTTTTACACACAGAGCAAGCCTGCATGGGACTCATTGGATGATGCAGATCCCTTTCCAAATTGTACTTGCAATAAGTGTACTTGTGAACTTGCTGGAAATTATAAGAAATTACAACATAATCATAGAGTTTTGCAGTTTCTCATGAAGCTAAATG ataaAAGAAGAGTTGATGGTGCTACATTTTTTCAATCTACTCGCAGACCTATAAATAACTTTCACAAGCAAAATCTAGCAAATGTTGTTGCACCCAAACGCTTTAATCAGAAACCTGGTAGCTCATACTATTGTTCTTACCGCAAAGTTGCAGGACATAGCCTTGAAAGGTGTTTTAAGGTATATGGATATCCGCTTGGATTCAAACTTAAGGACAAAAAATTTGCTGCAATTTCTCAAGCAAATGTTGAAGATAATCCACCAGCTTCTACTCATGTATCAATGTAA